The sequence below is a genomic window from Haematobia irritans isolate KBUSLIRL chromosome 3, ASM5000362v1, whole genome shotgun sequence.
tattgttgtttaaatatttgtttatggaCGATTAGGGTTATGGtttcttttttgttacaaaaatccATTGATTAGCATTGTAGGAGGTTGGTAAATTATGGCCTACTTTTCAGTTTATAAGTTATTGAATACAATTACAAAGTGCTAAAAATTTAAGAGGTATCTACAGGCAAGGTTAAATGGGAAATTGCTCCAATTTATAAatctaaaatgtttgcaaagccATCTTAGGATGAtgtaaaaagttttccagcggtgtaTTAACCCTTTTCAGTAATGCTGTGGCATTTCTGATTTTTtctaagcttctctatgtggtttctccTCAATGTGGaaggccgttcgaactcggctataaaaaagaaggtcccttgtcattgagctaaatatagatgCGGACAGCACTCACTGATAAAAAGAAAAGTTCACCAttatggtaccacaatggactgaatagtctaagtgatcctgaaatatcggactgccaccatACCTAACCGAACCTAGAATGAAGAGTATACTGTGTCATTTGAAATAAAGATTTCAAACTACAGTGTAaaactctcaaacttggacactctgaaaaccggacacctcccaaaggTGGACAGTTGTGCGGCGACTTTTGCTattttaacacattaaaattaacctctctccACCTTTCAGAGATTTCATTGTATATAAATTAGATATTTTCTTTACTCCCTGTTGATATCCTATCCATTGCCATCATACAACAACAGGCTATAATGGCGATATCGTGCTGCAATTCAAAAATAGATTCACCCAATATtcacaattaaatatttaacccGAATTTGTATCTTATATATCTACCCCTATCCTTCTTAAATAAATAaccttttattttatataagacattgaacattaaaaaacaatacaaaataaCATTACATTCACTTGTTCTAAcgccttaagaaaaaaaaattacacataaGTGGGCGTGTTTTCTTGCTATTTATACACTATACCATCATTCAAACTTTCATACATGCCAATGCTTTAGATGGAAGATTGCAATAAATCATGGACCataatttttagatttattGAGAGTACACCCATATATGAggccatacaaaattaaaacgcATAGGATGTTTAAGATTGAATGTTCATTTAATTCCACGATTTCATTCAGCAACGGATGTTAGAGATTGGATATTCATTTAATTCAAGGATTAATTTAAGCGATAATCTCATCACGAACATTTGAATTAATTATTACAtagtaaaagaaaaatatttgaaaaaattaaaatattaggtAGACTTCAACGCAAAACTTAACGCTTTGCGTGGAAACAAAAAATAGACAAAAAGTTGCTGCAagagttaaccctttcactaccgaaataaacctaatgataaagacttttatttttcttctgttttacttgtactaacagcatgcagAACAAAagttgtcattttgaaaacctacctcaattacttcaagacctatatgagcttgttctgaaaatttgaaaaatgcccttacgaaaataagcgctatttggcctataatatatttcaaagtgtgagaaaaaatacaaaaaagaacccgtaaaaatatcagctatagtttttgtataaatgtccatttactagaaattaaattttcgtatttatatatgtttgcaacacccagaaggagacgagatagacgcagggtgtctttggcaaaaaagctcagggtgggctcttgagtcgatatagccatgtccgtctgtccgtgaaaacatttttgtaatcaaagtctaggtcgcagttttagtccaatcgacttcaaatttggcacaaatatgtgttttggctcagcatagaaccctattgattctgaaagaaatcggctcagatttagatatagctctcatatgtatatatttcgcccgatatggacttatatggcccagaagccagagttttaccctaatttgcttaaaattttgcacaagaagaacaattagtactatagtcaagtgtgccaaattttattgaaatcggttcagatttagatatagctcccatacatatctttcgcccgatatggactaatgcggtcccagaagccagagttttaccccaatttggttgaaattttgcactaggagtacaattagtagtgtagttaagtgtgccaaattttattgaaatcggttcagatttagatatagctcccatatatatctttcgcccgatttacactcatatgaccaaagtggccaatcttttactccgacttaattgaaattttgcacagggagtaggttaggttaggttagattaggtggcagcccgatgtatcagactcacttacactattcagtccattgtgataccacattggtgaacttctctcttatcactgagtgctgcccaactccatgttaagctcaatgacaagggacctcctttttatagccgagtccgaacattgcagtgaaaccacttagagaagcttttaaaccctcagaaatgtcaccagcattactaaggtgggaaatccaccgctgaaaaactttttggtgttcggtcgaagcaggaatcgaacccacgaccttgtgtatgcacggcgggcatgctaaccattgcaccacggtggctcccactgcacagggagtagatttagcattgtagctatgcgtgccaaatttggttgaaatcggttcagatttagatatagctcccatatgtagctttcgaccgatttacactcatatgaccacagaggccaatttttttgctccgatttagttgaaatttagcactgggagtagaattagcattgtagctatgcgtgccaaatttggttgaaatcggttcatatttagatatagctcccatatatatcgttcgcccgatttacactcatatgaccacagtggccaatcttttactccgatttaattgaaattttgcacagagagtagaattagtattgtagctatgcgtgctaaatttggttgaaatcggttcagacttagatatagctcccatatatagctttcgcccgatttacactcatatgaccacagaggccaattttttgctccgatttagttgaaattttgcactgaaagtagaattagcgttgtagctatgcttgtcaaatttgattgaaatcggttcagatttagatatagctcccatatatagctttggcccgatttacactcatatgaccacagaggccaattttttgctccgatttagttgaaattttgcactgggagtagaattagcgttgtagctatgtgtgtaaaatttggttgaaatcggctcagatttagatatagctcccatatatatgtttttctggtttcgacaaaaatggtaaaaataccaacattttccttgtgaaatagccactgcttagtcgaaaagttgtaaaaatgactaattttcctaaacttctaatacatatgtatcgagcaataaatcataaataaacttttgcgaagtttccataaaattgctttaaatgtttcccatatttttttactaacattgtgttccaccctaatgtctatcaaattctgtccagatcgagtgatatttaaatgtatgtattggggatatggtatcgaaaatttagatctacaaagtgatgcagggtataatatagtcggccccgcccgactttagactttccttacttgtttgtttattgttaaagatgtttataaaaatgtattttagacctcaccaatatggacaatatttatagcttatttagattaaagtctctactttaaaataacatggagaaataaatcgaaactaagtgggaaaatagaatttagtgtctttttcgaatgtcctcctaagtgtacatcggtagtgaaagggttaataatttttttaaatcaatgttcgtttatttgttattttttaattacctTGTTTATAATTTCCCTCAAAATATTGTTCGCCGAAATTTTCATTGTCGAAAAAAGTATTTCTTGGTTTTTGCCTAGAAATTTACTTTATTTGAAGCTTTAagttaatatagaaaatatagcttAAACTACGGTTATATAATACAAAACACAATTAAATAAGTAGACTGATATACATTTGGTTTTAGATCTCTTCTCAAACATAATAACTTCCACAACTACCCTGGTTTTCTTTAATCTCTACGGTCTTCCTCTTACCAAACCAGTTTGTTGCTGTGGGCTTTGTGGTTGTCCAGGTCCCGGTATATATTCATTCGTATTTAAATTCAATGGTCCTGGTATAAATCTATCCTTGGTCTCACGATTAATGCGATAATTTTGTTTTGGTGTTTGTAATTGAGGAGCATATGACTGTATTCCATAAGCATTCAAAGGCTGAGAAGGCACTTCGAGCAAAGATGTTGGAGCTGCTGGTGGTACCATATTTACTGGCATTGTGGATAAAAGTGTATTGGATCTAGTTCCATAATCCAAGGGATGTGTGGCCGTTATGGTTTGTGTATAACCCAAAGTTGGAGTTCCAGCACCAGCCGTCAAATAGGGCCCTATGGGTACCATCAGTGGTCTTGTGGGTATTAATTGCAAATACTGCACACCACCCTCTGTTATGGTTTGTGGCAAATATTGCATGAGCACTGGACCCGGTGATATACTGGCAAAATCTGGAGCAATGCTATTACTATTTTGTATGGGTGTGAAATTGGTTTCAATATCCGGTAGCTTATAGGAGGGCTTAAATTGTTCACCATTGTTGAGACTATTTTGATTATTGCCTATGATGTCATATTGGTTGGCATAGACATTCAATGAATTAAGATGTGCATCTTGGGATTTTTGTTGATTgctttgttgctgctgttgctgtATGGTATTTTGTTTTGGCGATTTGCTGGCTACTTCAGGATTTGAAACTGGTCCAGCGATTATGGTTAGAGGCAGTGCCAATAAAAGTAAAAGTAATTGTTGTGAGTAATTCCTCGTAAACATTATGGAATTGTTATTATTTCGCTATACCAGAGAAACCAATAAAATCTGTGGAAATGAAAAAGTAGTCCAAAATATTTaagtaatgaaaacaaaaagaaaattagaaataaCAATTGCAAGTAAGTATGTAATCAATGCATGTTTCTTTGAAATATGAAATTGTTATGTAATGGTGATTTCTAACAGAAAattaataacgaaaaaaaacaattcttgtGCGATTACAAATCCATAATTTAAATAACTTTCGTTaagtgattttatttttgtttttatttaaaatacataAGTTTTGATTGTGTGTTTGACTATTTCCTTGATTTAATTAGTAGCGCCTAAAAGTATACCAGGTTTTCATGAAAATGGTTGCAATTCATAACATCACACATAATAATGAATTTATC
It includes:
- the LOC142229551 gene encoding uncharacterized protein LOC142229551; the protein is MFTRNYSQQLLLLLLALPLTIIAGPVSNPEVASKSPKQNTIQQQQQQSNQQKSQDAHLNSLNVYANQYDIIGNNQNSLNNGEQFKPSYKLPDIETNFTPIQNSNSIAPDFASISPGPVLMQYLPQTITEGGVQYLQLIPTRPLMVPIGPYLTAGAGTPTLGYTQTITATHPLDYGTRSNTLLSTMPVNMVPPAAPTSLLEVPSQPLNAYGIQSYAPQLQTPKQNYRINRETKDRFIPGPLNLNTNEYIPGPGQPQSPQQQTGLVRGRP